The Vicia villosa cultivar HV-30 ecotype Madison, WI linkage group LG1, Vvil1.0, whole genome shotgun sequence genome includes a region encoding these proteins:
- the LOC131637349 gene encoding SNARE-interacting protein KEULE-like isoform X1 yields MSGSDSSSYGGEYKNLKQISRERLLHEMLRSAKTGDSKSTWKVLIMDKLTVKIMSHSCKMADITDEGVSLVEDIYKRRQPLPTMDAIYFIQPTRENVIMFLSDMSGRKPLYRKAFVFFSSPIAKELVLEIKKDTLVLPRIGALREVKFCFCFLNIYELYFKLNIRRKQFHMLLIVIFSFHCAWQMNLEYFAIDSQGFITNNERALEELYGDEENNKKAVACLNVMATRVASVFASLREFPFVRFHAARSLDANTMTTFHDLIPTKLAAGVWDSLMKYKKSIPNFPQTETCELLIIDRTIDQIAPLIHEWTYDAMCHDLLNMEGNKYVHEIPGKNGGQPERKEVLLEDHDPIWLELRYAHIADASERLHEKMTNFISKNKAAQIQHGSRGSGEMSTRDLQKMVQALPQYSEQIDKLSLHVEIAGKVNRIIRESGLRELGQLEQDLVFGDAGMKDVIKFLTTKEDTSRENKLRLLMILAAIYPEKFEGEKGLNLMKVAKLTNDDAIAINNLRVLGGEPDAKKTSTSGFALKFDMHKKKRAVRKNRAEEETWQLSRFYPIIEELVEKVSKNELSNEDYPCLNDPSPSFHGTPYAGPATQNPPAHSLRSRRTPTWARPRGSDDGYSSDSVLKHTSSDFKKMGQRIFIFIVGGATRSELRICHKLTNKLKREVILGSSSLDDPAQFITKLKMLTMPQELSLDDLQI; encoded by the exons GATTATTACATGAAATGCTCAGGTCAGCGAAAACAGGGGATTCAAAATCTACATGGAAG GTACTAATAATGGACAAACTTACTGTTAAGATAATGTCTCACTCTTGCAAGATGGCGGATATCACTGACGAAGGTGTTTCAT tGGTTGAAGACATATACAAGCGAAGGCAGCCTTTGCCCACCATGGATGCTATATACTTCATCCAGCCAACCAGAGAGAA TGTAATAATGTTTTTGTCAGATATGTCTGGAAGAAAACCTTTATACAGGAA AGCATTTGTTTTCTTCAGTTCACCTATTGCCAAAGAATTGGTGTTGGAGATTAAGAAAGATACACTGGTTTTGCCTCGCATTGGTGCATTAAGAGAGGtgaagttttgtttttgttttttaaatatttatgaactatattttaaattgaatattcGTCGAAAACAATTTCATATGTTGCTTATTGTGATTTTTTCCTTTCACTGTGCATGGCAGATGAATTTAGAATATTTTGCCATCGACAGTCAG GGTTTCATTACAAACAATGAGAGAGCTTTAGAAGAGCTATACGGGGACGAGGAGAACAATAAAAAAGCGGTTGCATGTTTGAATGTGATGGCTACTCGAGTTGCTTCCGTTTTTGCTTCATTAAGA GAATTTCCGTTTGTTCGCTTTCATGCTGCCCGGTCACTAGATGCAAACACAATGACTACTTTTCATGATCTTATTCCTACAAAGCTTGCTGCTGGTGTCTGGGACTCTCTtatgaaatataaaaaaagtaTACCTAATTTTCCTCAGACTGAGACATGCGAGCTGCTTATCATTGATAGAACTATCGATCAG ATTGCTCCTTTGATACACGAATGGACTTATGATGCAATGTGCCATGATTTGTTGAATATGGAGGGAAATAAATATGTTCACGAG ATTCCTGGCAAGAATGGTGGTCAACCTGAAAGAAAAGAGGTTCTGTTGGAAGATCATGATCCTATATGGCTTGAACTTCGTTATGCACATATTGCCGAT GCTAGTGAACGGTTGCATGAGAAAATGACCAACTTCATTTCAAAGAATAAAGCTGCACAGATCCAACATGGTTCAAG GGGTAGTGGTGAAATGTCAACAAGGGACTTACAGAAGATGGTTCAAGCACTTCCACAATACAGTGAACAAATCGACAAGCTCTCCCTCCATGTAGAG ATCGCAGGAAAAGTTAACAGAATTATCAGGGAGTCAGGACTTCGGGAACTTGGGCAACTAGAGCAGGATCTTGTTTTTGGAGACGCAGGAATGAAAGATGTAATCAAGTTTCTGACTACGAAAGAA GATACATCCCGTGAAAACAAGTTGCGATTGTTAATGATTCTGGCAGCCATATATCCTGAAAAATTTGAGGGTGAAAAGGGTCTTAATTTGATGAAG GTGGCAAAATTGACAAATGATGACGCGATTGCTATAAATAATTTGAGAGTGCTTGGGGGAGAACCTGATGCCAAAAAAACTTCAACCAGTGGCTTTGCTCTTAAGTTTGATATGCACAAG AAAAAGCGTGCAGTAAGGAAAAATCGTGCAGAAGAAGAGACGTGGCAGCTATCACGCTTTTATCCCATAATTGAG GAACTTGTTGAAAAAGTTAGCAAAAATGAACTATCAAATGAAGATTATCCATGTCTAAATGATCCAAGCCCATCTTTCCATGGTACACCATATGCGGGACCCGCAACTCAAAATCCTCCTGCTCATTCACTTAGATCAAGGAGAACTCCAACTTGGGCCCGGCCTCGGGGCTCCGATGATGGATATTCAAG CGATTCGGTGCTTAAACATACATCCAGTGATTTCAAGAAGATGGGGCAAAGAATATTTATATTCATTGTTGGTGGAGCGACTAGATCTGAG CTTAGGATTTGCCACAAGCTTACTAATAAGCTGAAGAGGGAAGTTATTCTGGGCTCGTCAAGTCTCGATGACCCTGCACAATTTATCACG AAATTGAAGATGCTAACAATGCCTCAAGAACTCTCATTGGACGATCTCCAGATATGA
- the LOC131637349 gene encoding SNARE-interacting protein KEULE-like isoform X3 has product MFLSDMSGRKPLYRKAFVFFSSPIAKELVLEIKKDTLVLPRIGALREMNLEYFAIDSQGFITNNERALEELYGDEENNKKAVACLNVMATRVASVFASLREFPFVRFHAARSLDANTMTTFHDLIPTKLAAGVWDSLMKYKKSIPNFPQTETCELLIIDRTIDQIAPLIHEWTYDAMCHDLLNMEGNKYVHEIPGKNGGQPERKEVLLEDHDPIWLELRYAHIADASERLHEKMTNFISKNKAAQIQHGSRGSGEMSTRDLQKMVQALPQYSEQIDKLSLHVEIAGKVNRIIRESGLRELGQLEQDLVFGDAGMKDVIKFLTTKEDTSRENKLRLLMILAAIYPEKFEGEKGLNLMKVAKLTNDDAIAINNLRVLGGEPDAKKTSTSGFALKFDMHKKKRAVRKNRAEEETWQLSRFYPIIEELVEKVSKNELSNEDYPCLNDPSPSFHGTPYAGPATQNPPAHSLRSRRTPTWARPRGSDDGYSSDSVLKHTSSDFKKMGQRIFIFIVGGATRSELRICHKLTNKLKREVILGSSSLDDPAQFITKLKMLTMPQELSLDDLQI; this is encoded by the exons ATGTTTTTGTCAGATATGTCTGGAAGAAAACCTTTATACAGGAA AGCATTTGTTTTCTTCAGTTCACCTATTGCCAAAGAATTGGTGTTGGAGATTAAGAAAGATACACTGGTTTTGCCTCGCATTGGTGCATTAAGAGAG ATGAATTTAGAATATTTTGCCATCGACAGTCAG GGTTTCATTACAAACAATGAGAGAGCTTTAGAAGAGCTATACGGGGACGAGGAGAACAATAAAAAAGCGGTTGCATGTTTGAATGTGATGGCTACTCGAGTTGCTTCCGTTTTTGCTTCATTAAGA GAATTTCCGTTTGTTCGCTTTCATGCTGCCCGGTCACTAGATGCAAACACAATGACTACTTTTCATGATCTTATTCCTACAAAGCTTGCTGCTGGTGTCTGGGACTCTCTtatgaaatataaaaaaagtaTACCTAATTTTCCTCAGACTGAGACATGCGAGCTGCTTATCATTGATAGAACTATCGATCAG ATTGCTCCTTTGATACACGAATGGACTTATGATGCAATGTGCCATGATTTGTTGAATATGGAGGGAAATAAATATGTTCACGAG ATTCCTGGCAAGAATGGTGGTCAACCTGAAAGAAAAGAGGTTCTGTTGGAAGATCATGATCCTATATGGCTTGAACTTCGTTATGCACATATTGCCGAT GCTAGTGAACGGTTGCATGAGAAAATGACCAACTTCATTTCAAAGAATAAAGCTGCACAGATCCAACATGGTTCAAG GGGTAGTGGTGAAATGTCAACAAGGGACTTACAGAAGATGGTTCAAGCACTTCCACAATACAGTGAACAAATCGACAAGCTCTCCCTCCATGTAGAG ATCGCAGGAAAAGTTAACAGAATTATCAGGGAGTCAGGACTTCGGGAACTTGGGCAACTAGAGCAGGATCTTGTTTTTGGAGACGCAGGAATGAAAGATGTAATCAAGTTTCTGACTACGAAAGAA GATACATCCCGTGAAAACAAGTTGCGATTGTTAATGATTCTGGCAGCCATATATCCTGAAAAATTTGAGGGTGAAAAGGGTCTTAATTTGATGAAG GTGGCAAAATTGACAAATGATGACGCGATTGCTATAAATAATTTGAGAGTGCTTGGGGGAGAACCTGATGCCAAAAAAACTTCAACCAGTGGCTTTGCTCTTAAGTTTGATATGCACAAG AAAAAGCGTGCAGTAAGGAAAAATCGTGCAGAAGAAGAGACGTGGCAGCTATCACGCTTTTATCCCATAATTGAG GAACTTGTTGAAAAAGTTAGCAAAAATGAACTATCAAATGAAGATTATCCATGTCTAAATGATCCAAGCCCATCTTTCCATGGTACACCATATGCGGGACCCGCAACTCAAAATCCTCCTGCTCATTCACTTAGATCAAGGAGAACTCCAACTTGGGCCCGGCCTCGGGGCTCCGATGATGGATATTCAAG CGATTCGGTGCTTAAACATACATCCAGTGATTTCAAGAAGATGGGGCAAAGAATATTTATATTCATTGTTGGTGGAGCGACTAGATCTGAG CTTAGGATTTGCCACAAGCTTACTAATAAGCTGAAGAGGGAAGTTATTCTGGGCTCGTCAAGTCTCGATGACCCTGCACAATTTATCACG AAATTGAAGATGCTAACAATGCCTCAAGAACTCTCATTGGACGATCTCCAGATATGA
- the LOC131637349 gene encoding SNARE-interacting protein KEULE-like isoform X2 — MSGSDSSSYGGEYKNLKQISRERLLHEMLRSAKTGDSKSTWKVLIMDKLTVKIMSHSCKMADITDEGVSLVEDIYKRRQPLPTMDAIYFIQPTRENVIMFLSDMSGRKPLYRKAFVFFSSPIAKELVLEIKKDTLVLPRIGALREMNLEYFAIDSQGFITNNERALEELYGDEENNKKAVACLNVMATRVASVFASLREFPFVRFHAARSLDANTMTTFHDLIPTKLAAGVWDSLMKYKKSIPNFPQTETCELLIIDRTIDQIAPLIHEWTYDAMCHDLLNMEGNKYVHEIPGKNGGQPERKEVLLEDHDPIWLELRYAHIADASERLHEKMTNFISKNKAAQIQHGSRGSGEMSTRDLQKMVQALPQYSEQIDKLSLHVEIAGKVNRIIRESGLRELGQLEQDLVFGDAGMKDVIKFLTTKEDTSRENKLRLLMILAAIYPEKFEGEKGLNLMKVAKLTNDDAIAINNLRVLGGEPDAKKTSTSGFALKFDMHKKKRAVRKNRAEEETWQLSRFYPIIEELVEKVSKNELSNEDYPCLNDPSPSFHGTPYAGPATQNPPAHSLRSRRTPTWARPRGSDDGYSSDSVLKHTSSDFKKMGQRIFIFIVGGATRSELRICHKLTNKLKREVILGSSSLDDPAQFITKLKMLTMPQELSLDDLQI; from the exons GATTATTACATGAAATGCTCAGGTCAGCGAAAACAGGGGATTCAAAATCTACATGGAAG GTACTAATAATGGACAAACTTACTGTTAAGATAATGTCTCACTCTTGCAAGATGGCGGATATCACTGACGAAGGTGTTTCAT tGGTTGAAGACATATACAAGCGAAGGCAGCCTTTGCCCACCATGGATGCTATATACTTCATCCAGCCAACCAGAGAGAA TGTAATAATGTTTTTGTCAGATATGTCTGGAAGAAAACCTTTATACAGGAA AGCATTTGTTTTCTTCAGTTCACCTATTGCCAAAGAATTGGTGTTGGAGATTAAGAAAGATACACTGGTTTTGCCTCGCATTGGTGCATTAAGAGAG ATGAATTTAGAATATTTTGCCATCGACAGTCAG GGTTTCATTACAAACAATGAGAGAGCTTTAGAAGAGCTATACGGGGACGAGGAGAACAATAAAAAAGCGGTTGCATGTTTGAATGTGATGGCTACTCGAGTTGCTTCCGTTTTTGCTTCATTAAGA GAATTTCCGTTTGTTCGCTTTCATGCTGCCCGGTCACTAGATGCAAACACAATGACTACTTTTCATGATCTTATTCCTACAAAGCTTGCTGCTGGTGTCTGGGACTCTCTtatgaaatataaaaaaagtaTACCTAATTTTCCTCAGACTGAGACATGCGAGCTGCTTATCATTGATAGAACTATCGATCAG ATTGCTCCTTTGATACACGAATGGACTTATGATGCAATGTGCCATGATTTGTTGAATATGGAGGGAAATAAATATGTTCACGAG ATTCCTGGCAAGAATGGTGGTCAACCTGAAAGAAAAGAGGTTCTGTTGGAAGATCATGATCCTATATGGCTTGAACTTCGTTATGCACATATTGCCGAT GCTAGTGAACGGTTGCATGAGAAAATGACCAACTTCATTTCAAAGAATAAAGCTGCACAGATCCAACATGGTTCAAG GGGTAGTGGTGAAATGTCAACAAGGGACTTACAGAAGATGGTTCAAGCACTTCCACAATACAGTGAACAAATCGACAAGCTCTCCCTCCATGTAGAG ATCGCAGGAAAAGTTAACAGAATTATCAGGGAGTCAGGACTTCGGGAACTTGGGCAACTAGAGCAGGATCTTGTTTTTGGAGACGCAGGAATGAAAGATGTAATCAAGTTTCTGACTACGAAAGAA GATACATCCCGTGAAAACAAGTTGCGATTGTTAATGATTCTGGCAGCCATATATCCTGAAAAATTTGAGGGTGAAAAGGGTCTTAATTTGATGAAG GTGGCAAAATTGACAAATGATGACGCGATTGCTATAAATAATTTGAGAGTGCTTGGGGGAGAACCTGATGCCAAAAAAACTTCAACCAGTGGCTTTGCTCTTAAGTTTGATATGCACAAG AAAAAGCGTGCAGTAAGGAAAAATCGTGCAGAAGAAGAGACGTGGCAGCTATCACGCTTTTATCCCATAATTGAG GAACTTGTTGAAAAAGTTAGCAAAAATGAACTATCAAATGAAGATTATCCATGTCTAAATGATCCAAGCCCATCTTTCCATGGTACACCATATGCGGGACCCGCAACTCAAAATCCTCCTGCTCATTCACTTAGATCAAGGAGAACTCCAACTTGGGCCCGGCCTCGGGGCTCCGATGATGGATATTCAAG CGATTCGGTGCTTAAACATACATCCAGTGATTTCAAGAAGATGGGGCAAAGAATATTTATATTCATTGTTGGTGGAGCGACTAGATCTGAG CTTAGGATTTGCCACAAGCTTACTAATAAGCTGAAGAGGGAAGTTATTCTGGGCTCGTCAAGTCTCGATGACCCTGCACAATTTATCACG AAATTGAAGATGCTAACAATGCCTCAAGAACTCTCATTGGACGATCTCCAGATATGA